The genomic stretch ATAAAGAAAACAATCTAAGCTGGTGTAAATCCTTGGTATCCGCCTGTTTGTTGATCTTTGTCATCAAAACTTGGTTCGAACAATGAAATAAGATAATCATCAGGATCTAAAATTACTGCATTTTTTCCTGCATCTTTTTCAACTATATCACGATGAATTGTGACACCTTTTGTTCTTAATTCATCAACAGCAGATTGTAAATCTCCAACAAGAAATCCTATAGTAATTCCATTTTCAATAGAACTTCCAATATGTTGAGCTGTTAATGAAGCCGGATGTAAACTCAATAAAGCACCAGATGTACCCAAATCAACCCAAGATCTTCTCTGATTTTTAATAGGAAGACCTATGATTTCATGGTAAAATTGTAGGGATTTGTCAATGTCTTTAACAGCTAAAATAACATTGCCTACTTTTTTGATGTTCACAGAGATACTAGCTTTAAGTTCTTTAAATCCATTGCGTCATTGGACTTCAACCATTGTTTCAGTTCTTTCTACACCAGTAATTTTTTGGATTTGGTTTGCTACTTCTTTAATTTGTACTAATTCACTAACATCTATCACAGCAACGGCATCAAATTGTCCACTGGTAGGAAATGAATCAGAAACTGAAGGAATTTTTCTCAATCGGGCAGCGATTAGTTTTTTTGGAGATTTAACCAAAATTATTGCTCTTACCATCCCATGTTGACCTCCACTTCAATCAAGGTTTCAGTAGTTACAATATCTTTAATTTTTTTAAAATCAATTACTATGTTGTTTATTTCATCAATATTGCCCTGTAAAAGAACACTAATGTCTGCTCGTCCTGTAACTACCATGATTTGTTTTACAATTTTTCGCTTTTTCTTTAAAATTTCAACTACAGAATCTACTTTACCTGGTTTTACAGTAATTAGACATAATGCTCGCATAAATAGTATATACAAGCATATTGAATAAAGATTCCTCTAATCAAACGCTTCTTGAGATCGTGCTTCTTCTAGATATGCACGTCGTTCTTCATTGACTTTTTCTTGATCAATTTCAATATCATCATCAACTATAACAATACCCATATCACCAGAGGGTTCATCCTTAATTTTTTTAGTTTTAGCTTTACTTTTAGCTTTTGTGGTTTTCTTAGTAGTTGCTTTAGCTTTAGTTTTCTTAGTAGTTGCTTTAGCTTTAGTTTTCTTAGTAGTTGCTTTAGCTTTAGTTTTCTTAGTAGTTGCTTTTTTTTCAGCCATGAATCTCGAAAAACAAGAGGTGGGGTAGTTTTTAAAGATTATGCAGATATTATTTAGAATATCATATCAAAATATTATCGATCTACTAGAACACTTAAGTCAAGATTGAACTAAACACGGACTTTATCATTTAACGATCTGAAGTCTTAACAGTGGAGGTGAAAAGAAATAGCAACATTAGCAGATTACCAAATTACAGGAAATAGTGCATCATTAGCAAAAATAGGAGATCAATCATTTACAATAACATTTGTAGAAGATTCTGATTATTCTCAAGGAGACATAGTCACAAAAGGAGTAAAAATAACCACAAAAGAAATGTTTGAAGTGGATGGAAATCAGATAAACAAATTTCATACAACTCGTGTGGCAATAGTAAATAAATTCAAAAATGAAAAACTACGAGAAGACATTAATCAAAAACACGTTCCATTAGGACCTGTAAAATGCATCTCAGAAAAAACAACATCTGGAAAAAATTTCTTTAATTTGATAGATGCATAGTAGAAGATATTTTAAAAAAAGGTTTTCCGCCTTTTCTTTATTTTATTAAAGAAAAGGGAATAAAATGAAAACCAAGTAGATTACAACAAATATCTACTTAATAGTATTGTAATTTTAAAAAATGACGATCTCTGGAAATTATTATTTTTTAAAATCATTACACTGTAGTAAAATGTATGAACTCAAAAACTTATCATTCTTTTATGCCATATTCTAGTAATTTTGATAGTATTTGTACGGTGCATATAGTAAGTGTAAATTTTAAAAACAGTGCCGCGGGCGGGATTTGAACGCGCGACAGCCCGGTCTTCAGCCGAGTGCTCTCCCAGGCTGAGCTACCACGGCACTTAGAGAAAAAGGATTATGTTGAGGAATTAAAGTTTGTCTTTTCAGATCTTCCAAGGAATATCGGGGATGTTTTTTCGGCGATTAATCAACCTGCCAATTACAAAAAATAAATCAGATAATCGATTTAGATATTTAATACAATTAGCATTAATTTCATCTTTTTCACTTAATTGAACTGTTTGAGATTCTGCTCGTCTAATCACAGTTCTGACATAATGCAGTTGAGCAGCAGATGGATCCCCTCCTGGCAAAATAAAGTTTTTCAAGGTAGGTAATTCTGATTCAAATTGATCAATGTATTGTTCTAATTTTTCAACCATGGATAATGAAACTCGATTCTGGACATCATTGAGATTGGGATTAGATAAATCCGCACCCACCAAAAACAAATCATTTTGAATTTGAGTTAAAATCGATGCAATGTCTTTATCCAAAGGATTTGTTAATACGATACCTAATGCAGCATTTGCCTCATCAACAGTACCATAAGACAGTATTCTTGGGTGAGATTTTGAAATTCGAAGATTTCCTTGCAGACTTGTATTGCCATCATCACCTGTTTTAGTATATATTTTCATTAACTTCACATTCTTGAAATAACTATTATGTGATTCGAAATCATTCAATATGAAAATTCATTAGTAGATTACTTAATGCCATAATATGATAACAAATTTTTTCAAGACTGCAGTAAACCTAAAAGATATTCAAAGACAAGGATGGATTGAGAAACTATCAATCCATAATCCCGAATCAGTTGCAGATCATTCGTATTCTATGGCAATAATGGGCATGGTGTTATCAGATATGGAAAATATGAATTCAGAAAAAGTACTTAAAATGATACTTCTTCATGATTTGGCAGAATCTATTATTGGAGATTTTACTCCTGAACAAATTATCTCGAATGTAAAAAAAGAATTAGAAGAAAAGACTTTTTTAAAAATTTTAGATGATTTGCCAAATTCTCTTAAAGCACAGTATAGAGACATTTGGAATGAATTTCAAAATCACAATACCGAAGAATCAAAATTTGTACATCAAATAGACAGATTGGAAATGGCTTTACAAGCAAAGACATATCAAAAAACCCAACACAAAGATGTATCTGTATTTTTAAAAACAGCAGAAAACGACATCATACATCCTAAACTAAAAGAATTATTTAGAAAGATCATTAAAGATGAATAAAGCATGTCTGAAAAAGATGAATTAATTGAGGCACAAAAACAAGTAATTGGGATACTATTTGAAGTGATTAAAAGATTACAAGCAAATAATGATCTAGACAAGGAATATTTTCAAATAATTTCCAAAGACAACAAAGATGAAAAAAGAATCAAAGAGATTTTAGATGAAAGAACAGAGAATGCAAAAATTGTAGGCAGACTCTTAGAGAAACTTGAAATTTAGTGTCCACAACTACAGTCATCATCAGATATGACTCGTAGATGAGCTGTTTGCATATACTTGTCTTGAACATAATTTGCTAAATTTACAATTCTTATACGTGGTTCTTTGGTTATCCAATTTCCTTCATTTTCAAACCAAAACTCAATTTCATCAAGATCATATCGTTCATTTTGCTCGACAAGATTTTTGAAAATTATTTTTATTTCCTCAATTTCAGACTCGGACAACTTTGATTTGTCTTCAACCATAGTGGTTATTTCATTTAATTTGATGATTACATTATTTGTAAGTGGCACATTTCTTTACATTTAGGATTCTATAACAATCTTTAGAAGTAAAATTGTTATATCATCCAAAAGATTTGAAAATATGCAATATTTTCAGGCTTTAAAATTAGGACAAAAGAGAGTGGCAGAAGCAAGAGAATATCTCAATACATTAACGGATGGAAAAGCCATGCCTGCATTAGCTCTTGTCGATACCAAATCTAACGTGTGGAATCCAGTAGGTGAAGAGAATTTGTATGCATTTGTAGATGAATCAGCAGGATTTGTGCTTACAGACAATAGTGGTTATATTTTAGCACTTGTTGACAAAACAGGTTCTTCAAAAACTATCGTACAAGGAGTGACAAAACAGCAAAAAGAAAAACTTGAAAAAGCATTTCAAAACGACAATATTCCAAAATTTGAAGGTAAAGTAATTTTACCTGTCTAATCTTAAAACGTAAGCTTTAGTTATGATGCGTTATAGAATAATAAAATGAAGAAATTTTCTCAAGAAATTGAGGTAGGAGGCCATTTGATTGACTCTTCAATTTTGACCAAGATTTTTGATAAAATAATGGACTTGAAGGGGGAATTTGAAGTAGAAGAAATAGAAATAGGTAAAAAGAAAAAGGATGAATCTTTTGCCAGACTATCAGTTACAGGAAAAAATCAAAAACATTTAGATGAAATTTTAGAAACCATATATCGTTTAGGTGCAGTTTCAAAAATTCAACAGCAAATTACTTTGAAAAAATCACCAAAAAATTATGTGATGCCAGACAATTTTTACAGTACTACCAATAATCACACTAGTGTTTTTCATAAAGGAAAATGGATTACTGTAGAAAATATGATGATGGACAAATGTATTGTTGTCAAAGGCGATAGAGCTTTTTGTGTTCCAGTTAGAGATGTGAAAAAAAATGATCAAATTATTGTGGGGGAGAAAGGAATCAAAATCACCCCTCCTGAGAGACCTCGAGAAGGAGTAAATGTTTTTGAATTTATGGGAAGTTCAAGCTCTAGTGAGAGACCAACACAACATATTGCTAAAAAAGTTGCTGATGATATTTACAATACCAAAAAGAATGGCGGGAAGATTGTGATTGTGGGAGGACCAGCAATTGTCCATACAGGAGCTGATGATGCAGTTTCAGAATTAATCAGGTCTGGTTATATAGACGGAGTATTAGCAGGCAATGCCTTGGCAGTCCATGATATTGAATATGCCACATTAGGCACTTCATTAGGAATGAATGTTCATGATGCGACTCTTGCATTTCACGGTCACAGAAATCATATGGATACAATCAATGCAGTATTCAAGGCAGGTTCAATTGCAAACATGGTAAAAACTAAAAAATTAACCAAAGGCATAATGTATGAATGTGTAAAAAACAAGGTTCCATTTGTTTTGGCAGGATCAATTAGAGATGATGGCCCCCTGCCCGATGTAATAACAGATGTTGCTCAAGCTCAGAGAGAATACAAAAAAGTTCTAAAAGATGCTAGCATGGTGATCATGATTTCTACAATGCTACATTCAATTGCTACAGGAAATATGTTACCTGCAAACGTCAAAGTGATTGTAGTGGATATTAGTCAACCAACAGTAACTAAATTAATGGACAGAGGAACATGGCAAGCCTTGGGAATTGTGTCTGATGTAGGGGCATTTTTGCCCATGGTTGCACAGCAAATTAGAAAAAAGAAATAATCAAGGCATCAATCTAGGGTGTAGTAACTGTAACCCATCTGCATTAAGATCAATTGGATGGATTTGTTCACTATGTTTAATTCCACGCATTTTTGTTACTTGTATTGTTCTTTCCATAGTATCTTCAATTCTAGTATGACGTAATTGAATAATACCAGATGTGACAAACCATTCTAAAGGTATTTCATCACTTTCAGAATATTCTGAAAGGATAATACTAGTTACTCCAAAATTTTCTAGTGCTTGAACCATTCCTTGTAATCCTTGTCTCAGGTAAAATTTATCAGAATATTGCATTGCCAAGATTGTAATTGAGTCTATAACAACACGTTTAGCTTCTATTCGTTTAATGCTACTCAACAGTAATTTTGTTAAATGTTCAAAAGGCAATTGTTCACCACGGAATAATGAATCATCCTTGGCAATCAACTCATCTTGAATTTTAAACGGTCTTGCATCAATCATTAGAATTTTATCTTGAGAGACTAAATTATCAAAATCCCAACCATATGATTTACAATCGTTTTTTACTTCTTCTATATTTTGAGACATTGTAACATATATTCCAGATTCATCAAAATCCTTAGCACCAGAATAGAGATATTGTAGTCCAAAAGTTGTTTTACCACTTCCAGGAGGGCCAGAAACAGTAATGGTTCTTCCAGGTTTAAATCCCCCAGAAATAACAGAGTCCAATCCAGGAATACCTGTTTTCACTTTAGAATATGTCGAATCCATATGTACAAAGAAATTAACGATAATTTTGTATATAAAGACGAAGACGAGTTTGATTCTAACAAATATTTTGTTATGAACTTATTACAAGTGAATATTTTTTGAATTAGTCCATAAAGACTCAAAAAGTAATTTCATAGAATAAACCATTGATTTTGAATTAGTCCACATTGCAAATAACTCTTCAGATGAATTAGCATTTTTAGTAAAGAATAACATTTCACCATTGTCTTTTAAAATAAAACACAGATGATTTTCTATATCTTTGCTTAATTTCTTAATGTTTTTTCTTTCCAAATCATCAAAAATGTAAGTGGTTTTATCAGAACATGCACTTAGTAATCTGAATGATTGTTTTGATTTTATGAATGATTCTAAGAAATCCCCATGATATAATTTCAGATAATCCTTTTCAGAACCTAAAATTAAAAATTCATCGTTGTAACTGTCAGTCATTTCAGTAATTTTTGAATGAATTTGATTTGCACCTTGCAACATTTGAAATTTTTCTTCAACTTCATCATGAATTGAATCAAATGCGGGTATGTTGTCCCACAATTCAGACAACCCTTTTTCCATCTGTTCAAGGGATTTTACTCTTTCTTTTTCAGAATTTACCAAAATCCAAATAGCTTTGTCTAAAGGTAGTGCTGTAAATTGAATTGGATGTTGGAAAGTTGCAGAAACTATTCCTTTGTTTTGTAATGCAGATAACAGATGATATGTTTCTGTTCGGGGTAATTTTAGTGCCTTGCATACTTCAGGGGCAGTTTTTGCACCATATTTTCCAAGATAAATGAAAACCTTACTTTGATTAGATGTTAATCCATATTGTAATAATTCAGTTTGAACCTTTTCAACAGATAATTTGTATTCATACATTTGTGAATCAGGAGTGGAATCAAATACGGATGTTTGTGTTGTGTTTTTTGCCATGTTTTTTCAGGATCCTCTGTTAGAAAACACTAGACTAAATTCTTGCATAGCTAAATTTGTTAGATCGGATTGATCGTTTTTGTCCATTTTTAGATGAAATTGTTGAGCATATTTAGGCATGAATAGTCATTAAACTCCAATTTTTATCATATTGTCAACAGGAATTGCTTTACCTGAGTAGATCGACTTTAAAGTAAAATTCTCTCTCATACCAGATGATTTTAAGAAAGTTATTTCTAAAATTCCTTCTTTTCCTCTAAATGCAACACAGCCCATATCTTCTTTGAGTCCTTTCTCCATAACATTAGACAAAGTAGATAATGTTCTTTGAAGGTTTTCCAGTTTTGCTTTTAACTCATCAACTGCTTTAAAGTATAATTCCAATTCTCCCTTGAGGCCTATTCCATTATACACTAAAATTTCATTTAGATTATACCATTTATCGCTAATTCCTTTTTTTCCTTTTTTCTTTTTCTCAGGTTTTGTCTTGGTTTTCTTGTCATTTGCTTTTTTATCCTCTATTTTCTTATCGTCAGATTTTGATTTGGGAGGTTCGCCAGCTAATTTTGCTTTTAGAGCAATAAAATCAGGATCATCTGCAGAAGATTCTTCATTAGAGCGGATTTTTTCTCCCAACATGTTTGAATATTCTTTGATTTGGAATTCTGTATCTTCTATTTCTTTTTCCAGATTAACTTTAAGAGAATTAACAGAGTTAAATCTCTCTATCAGAGATTTCAAGATTCTTCGTCTAGTGGAACTATAGATGGTAGATTTTCTTTGAGTTGAGATAATGTGCTTAGTTGTTTAGTGGCAGTTCTCAAGAAGGTAATTTTCTCAGTCAAATATGATTTCTGTTTTTGAATTAATTCCAATAATTGAGGAGTGACAAATTCTACGATGCTAGTAATGACTTCTGGAGGATAATCAGTGAATTTTTTAGTCTCTGTTTTTCCATTTGCTAGTTTAATAATTAATTTCAAATTTGGAAGCATTGTGATATTGCTATCGGATGGTAAGTTGAAAATTTCAGGATGTACATTTGTTGAAAATGATAAAAATTGAGTTATTACCTGTAATGCATTGTGTAAATCATCAATGACATTTGTTTTTTGATCCTCTAGTTCATAAATTTGAAGCGATTCCTCCATCAGAGTATTTAGCTGTGTTAGAGTCTTTGCATTAATATCATTAGGTTCAATCGAAACTTGTTCAGGAGCTTCCTGTTGTTCAGGAGCTGTTGAATTATCTGTAGATTCTGCAGATTGCAATGACTTTCAGATGCCAAAAGATCACATTAAAAGTTGTATGTACCACAATGTTACAGATCTGTAATGGAGCCTGATTATGGATTCCCGTAAATATGTATCAGCCCAAGATCTATGGTTTTTTTGAACGTTTCTCCAGATTCATCATACCCTTGGAGATACAATGCACCATCATAATCCCCTGTTGGAACTGTATTTTCAGCTTTTGGAGCAGAGTCAGGAGACGGAGGGGATTGTAGTTGATAGAAATCAATTTCGGCATAATATTCAGCAGGTATGTATATGCTATCTTGATATGGAGTTATTTCAGAATAATCCGCAATAGGAGTTGGTTGAGTAGTTGCATTCACAGTATATGGGACTGCAGCATATGAAGTTAAACCATCATTGGAAGTCAGGACCAGTCTTGTTCCAGCATAAACAAACCAAATTCCACCAGGGCCTTCATTATATGCCAAATAATTTATTTCCTCATCATATGAAAAAGATAGAAACGTAGGCCAACGTGGGGTTGGTGGAGGCGTTTGAAAGAATGAGGGGCCATCAGGAACATTAAAGAAACCTCCAAAATCATTATCAAATGTTATGTTGATAGGTAAATTTGATTCGTCTTCATCTTTCCAATCAAGAATTATTTTGATGCGATCACCTATATCAAAATCTATTACACTTGTTGAGGCCGCTGTCATATTTGCCTGCGAATATTTTAATTCAGAATCTTCATCATTGTCAGTGAAATTGTGGGTTTGAAGACTCAACCAATTGGTAGGATCCGAATCATCTTGATTTATGGTTGGATCATGAAATGGTAACACTATTTTTTTCTCAAGTACAACATCTTCAATCCAAACCCCGTCTTCATCGGTACGTTCAACGGTCATGTATAACCGCGTACCGTTGTTACCATAGTTTGTGTAATACAAATCATTAACTTGATCAGCATCTAATGCAGCATTATCCCAAAACAGATAAGAAGCAATGTCGGCTTTCGCATCAGGTTCACCATCGCTATTTTTTGCAAAAATTGCATTAAAATCTGGATCTACACTTGAATCACCAGAATATGTATCAGTATCAGAAACAACGAGTGTCCCATTAATGTATAGTTTACATGACCAAGCGGCATCCCTAACACCTACAATGTGAATCCATTCGTTAGTATCATAAGCAGTTGGAGTTACACAATCTACAATCTTATTGTGACGATCAGGAGAATATTTGAATTCTATTTCTCCACCAGTTCCAACAAATAGACCAAATATGTCTTCATCTGAGCCATCTGAATCAGGACAATCATTACCTGGATCATAACAAGGATCCTCTCCAAAAGCTACTAGAGGTTGTCCTCTTACATCAGCTCCTAGGTTTTCACTAATATCTGGAATTCTCACCCAAACAGCAATTGTGTCAGGAGCATAATTTTGTTCTACATTGTCAAATTCCCCATCATCTTGAAACCACTGATCTCCGTAAGTATCAGGATCAGACCTAAAGTAATTATCTCCATGAGGCCCGCCACCAGAATCAAAATCTCCTGAAAAACGTGGGTCTCCTTCTTCTTCTTTCATCCCTTTATCGTTATCAACTGTTCCCATCACATCACAAATTCTTTGACCATTTCCACAATCCTTAGAGTCCATCATAAATGCAAAAGTAGGTTCTGGAAAACCCAGAGGCACTGCATTAGAAAAATAATTCAAAGATGCATTAAAA from Nitrosopumilus sp. encodes the following:
- a CDS encoding VOC family protein; amino-acid sequence: MNIKKVGNVILAVKDIDKSLQFYHEIIGLPIKNQRRSWVDLGTSGALLSLHPASLTAQHIGSSIENGITIGFLVGDLQSAVDELRTKGVTIHRDIVEKDAGKNAVILDPDDYLISLFEPSFDDKDQQTGGYQGFTPA
- a CDS encoding Lrp/AsnC ligand binding domain-containing protein, with protein sequence MVRAIILVKSPKKLIAARLRKIPSVSDSFPTSGQFDAVAVIDVSELVQIKEVANQIQKITGVERTETMVEVQ
- a CDS encoding cob(I)yrinic acid a,c-diamide adenosyltransferase; this encodes MKIYTKTGDDGNTSLQGNLRISKSHPRILSYGTVDEANAALGIVLTNPLDKDIASILTQIQNDLFLVGADLSNPNLNDVQNRVSLSMVEKLEQYIDQFESELPTLKNFILPGGDPSAAQLHYVRTVIRRAESQTVQLSEKDEINANCIKYLNRLSDLFFVIGRLINRRKNIPDIPWKI
- a CDS encoding HD family hydrolase, producing the protein MITNFFKTAVNLKDIQRQGWIEKLSIHNPESVADHSYSMAIMGMVLSDMENMNSEKVLKMILLHDLAESIIGDFTPEQIISNVKKELEEKTFLKILDDLPNSLKAQYRDIWNEFQNHNTEESKFVHQIDRLEMALQAKTYQKTQHKDVSVFLKTAENDIIHPKLKELFRKIIKDE
- a CDS encoding hydrolase produces the protein MSEKDELIEAQKQVIGILFEVIKRLQANNDLDKEYFQIISKDNKDEKRIKEILDERTENAKIVGRLLEKLEI
- a CDS encoding TIGR00300 family protein; this translates as MKKFSQEIEVGGHLIDSSILTKIFDKIMDLKGEFEVEEIEIGKKKKDESFARLSVTGKNQKHLDEILETIYRLGAVSKIQQQITLKKSPKNYVMPDNFYSTTNNHTSVFHKGKWITVENMMMDKCIVVKGDRAFCVPVRDVKKNDQIIVGEKGIKITPPERPREGVNVFEFMGSSSSSERPTQHIAKKVADDIYNTKKNGGKIVIVGGPAIVHTGADDAVSELIRSGYIDGVLAGNALAVHDIEYATLGTSLGMNVHDATLAFHGHRNHMDTINAVFKAGSIANMVKTKKLTKGIMYECVKNKVPFVLAGSIRDDGPLPDVITDVAQAQREYKKVLKDASMVIMISTMLHSIATGNMLPANVKVIVVDISQPTVTKLMDRGTWQALGIVSDVGAFLPMVAQQIRKKK
- a CDS encoding ATPase domain-containing protein, which encodes MDSTYSKVKTGIPGLDSVISGGFKPGRTITVSGPPGSGKTTFGLQYLYSGAKDFDESGIYVTMSQNIEEVKNDCKSYGWDFDNLVSQDKILMIDARPFKIQDELIAKDDSLFRGEQLPFEHLTKLLLSSIKRIEAKRVVIDSITILAMQYSDKFYLRQGLQGMVQALENFGVTSIILSEYSESDEIPLEWFVTSGIIQLRHTRIEDTMERTIQVTKMRGIKHSEQIHPIDLNADGLQLLHPRLMP
- a CDS encoding helix-turn-helix domain-containing protein, which encodes MAKNTTQTSVFDSTPDSQMYEYKLSVEKVQTELLQYGLTSNQSKVFIYLGKYGAKTAPEVCKALKLPRTETYHLLSALQNKGIVSATFQHPIQFTALPLDKAIWILVNSEKERVKSLEQMEKGLSELWDNIPAFDSIHDEVEEKFQMLQGANQIHSKITEMTDSYNDEFLILGSEKDYLKLYHGDFLESFIKSKQSFRLLSACSDKTTYIFDDLERKNIKKLSKDIENHLCFILKDNGEMLFFTKNANSSEELFAMWTNSKSMVYSMKLLFESLWTNSKNIHL
- a CDS encoding LamG-like jellyroll fold domain-containing protein encodes the protein MTSHRGLSAVVGTVFLVAVVVGALSYVSYSLDVMGNYSQSLIVEESRQRDKQSEAFEISSIDITASDKLDGIIKNTGEIPVKITTLYIDEQGVNDVVQKFDLDAEIAPGNTADLSSLVDFTMDVDKGYNMKVVSSRGEINSFYVNSLADENVYMSLTPNPSVIPSTFESTLLFTVVNNMSNGNYLYNLVPVMDVSEQDLVETSAGLSNSLISGPIPTSYDSLGPGEVAIFTYSYELTGDTVGDKQIFNATLTNANTGNFATTSVSIKEVPIATDAGSALTSLGLTESDSVLTDVLFFHIDTSLTPNAEYGMDGSSPNSAGLTLSPNGNTLEFISAPMTASTSLPIGTFNASLNYFSNAVPLGFPEPTFAFMMDSKDCGNGQRICDVMGTVDNDKGMKEEEGDPRFSGDFDSGGGPHGDNYFRSDPDTYGDQWFQDDGEFDNVEQNYAPDTIAVWVRIPDISENLGADVRGQPLVAFGEDPCYDPGNDCPDSDGSDEDIFGLFVGTGGEIEFKYSPDRHNKIVDCVTPTAYDTNEWIHIVGVRDAAWSCKLYINGTLVVSDTDTYSGDSSVDPDFNAIFAKNSDGEPDAKADIASYLFWDNAALDADQVNDLYYTNYGNNGTRLYMTVERTDEDGVWIEDVVLEKKIVLPFHDPTINQDDSDPTNWLSLQTHNFTDNDEDSELKYSQANMTAASTSVIDFDIGDRIKIILDWKDEDESNLPINITFDNDFGGFFNVPDGPSFFQTPPPTPRWPTFLSFSYDEEINYLAYNEGPGGIWFVYAGTRLVLTSNDGLTSYAAVPYTVNATTQPTPIADYSEITPYQDSIYIPAEYYAEIDFYQLQSPPSPDSAPKAENTVPTGDYDGALYLQGYDESGETFKKTIDLGLIHIYGNP